A stretch of Methanobrevibacter sp. YE315 DNA encodes these proteins:
- a CDS encoding AIR synthase-related protein, producing MDIEGFVRARIDDYDYNELAEILAVRIREYKKISEENSVEMAKAVIDEVSTTLKLQESDDEFLKEIANVNKADVLMGEMGVGSRGAGDFFVHRKIAEIVSSTNTASLVNPSEQDDGGVVKAKANNDEVYITTAVDGIHSRLSEYPFLGGFHVTRATLRDVCVMGADPVAILSDVHLADDGDVAKIFDFTAGVAAVSELVDVPIVAGSTLRVGGDMVLGDRFVSAVGSVGVSNHPPTARKGATEGDIILLTEGSGGGTITTTALYNGFFDVVWDTMNVNFVQASHALFEADLVKDIHAMTDVTNGGLRGDAHEISNTTGVGLEFHEEEIRKMVAPNVLNMLESLNIDPLGVSTDSLMLIAPPEIVGDIKKAVAKYDVAISEIGEVNNSGKPILIKEDSSEELLVPLFREAAYTKIKKLVGETTPEDFEEMKEKVQRASDAAIAKKDKVIDYIKGN from the coding sequence ATGGATATTGAAGGATTTGTAAGGGCTAGAATTGATGATTATGATTATAATGAACTAGCAGAAATTTTAGCTGTAAGGATTAGAGAATATAAGAAAATTTCTGAAGAAAACTCAGTTGAAATGGCAAAAGCGGTAATTGATGAAGTTTCAACAACTCTTAAATTACAGGAAAGCGATGATGAATTTTTAAAAGAAATTGCCAATGTCAACAAAGCTGATGTCTTAATGGGCGAAATGGGAGTCGGTTCCCGTGGAGCCGGAGACTTCTTTGTTCACAGAAAAATAGCAGAAATCGTTTCATCAACAAACACTGCATCATTGGTCAATCCATCTGAACAGGATGATGGGGGAGTTGTTAAAGCAAAAGCGAACAATGATGAAGTATATATTACAACAGCAGTTGATGGAATCCATTCACGTTTAAGCGAATATCCGTTTTTAGGTGGTTTTCATGTAACTCGTGCTACCTTAAGGGATGTTTGTGTAATGGGGGCTGATCCTGTAGCTATTTTAAGTGATGTTCACCTTGCAGATGACGGTGATGTCGCTAAAATATTTGACTTTACCGCAGGTGTTGCAGCAGTTTCCGAACTTGTCGATGTTCCAATCGTTGCTGGAAGTACCCTTCGTGTTGGAGGGGACATGGTTTTAGGTGATAGATTTGTTTCAGCTGTTGGAAGCGTTGGTGTATCCAATCATCCTCCAACTGCAAGAAAAGGAGCTACAGAAGGGGATATAATCCTTTTGACTGAAGGTTCTGGTGGAGGAACTATTACCACAACCGCTTTATACAACGGATTCTTTGATGTTGTATGGGATACAATGAATGTAAACTTTGTTCAAGCATCACATGCCTTGTTTGAAGCAGATCTTGTAAAAGACATTCATGCAATGACTGATGTAACCAATGGAGGTCTTAGAGGAGATGCTCATGAAATATCAAATACAACTGGCGTTGGTTTAGAGTTCCATGAAGAAGAAATCAGAAAAATGGTCGCTCCAAATGTGTTGAACATGCTTGAATCATTAAATATCGACCCGTTAGGAGTTTCAACCGATTCATTAATGCTGATTGCACCTCCTGAAATTGTTGGTGACATTAAAAAAGCGGTTGCTAAATATGATGTTGCAATATCTGAAATTGGAGAAGTAAACAATTCAGGCAAGCCGATTTTAATTAAAGAGGATTCATCTGAAGAACTGTTAGTTCCATTATTCAGGGAAGCAGCATATACCAAAATTAAAAAATTGGTCGGTGAAACAACCCCTGAAGACTTTGAAGAAATGAAAGAAAAAGTTCAAAGGGCTTCAGATGCGGCAATCGCCAAAAAAGATAAAGTCATCGATTATATTAAAGGAAATTAA
- the hisH gene encoding imidazole glycerol phosphate synthase subunit HisH, which translates to MITIIDYKSGNLKSISNGFKKIGVDYQITDDKEIIANSDYLVLPGVGAFGSAMENLKPFEDVIHEHVGDDKPFLGICLGQQVLMSSSDESPGVKGLDLFNGHVEILPEGVKIPHMGWNKLNVVNDSPILEGIDGEFFYFVHSYHVVPDDESIIAGICEYGGDVVASLSQNNLFSTQFHPEKSGVAGLKILKNFTNLEI; encoded by the coding sequence ATGATTACGATTATTGATTATAAAAGTGGAAACTTAAAAAGCATTTCAAATGGATTTAAAAAAATCGGTGTTGACTATCAAATCACTGATGATAAGGAAATCATTGCAAATAGTGATTATCTGGTCCTGCCTGGTGTTGGTGCATTTGGAAGTGCAATGGAGAATTTAAAACCATTTGAAGATGTAATTCATGAACATGTTGGTGATGATAAGCCATTTTTAGGAATTTGTCTTGGCCAACAGGTTTTAATGAGTTCAAGTGATGAATCGCCGGGGGTTAAAGGTTTGGACCTATTTAATGGACATGTGGAAATCTTGCCTGAAGGCGTTAAAATACCTCATATGGGATGGAACAAGTTAAATGTAGTAAACGATTCACCGATTTTAGAGGGCATTGATGGAGAATTCTTCTATTTTGTACACTCTTATCATGTAGTGCCTGATGATGAAAGCATTATTGCAGGCATTTGTGAGTATGGCGGTGATGTTGTAGCTAGTTTAAGTCAAAATAATTTATTTTCAACACAGTTTCACCCGGAAAAAAGCGGTGTTGCAGGATTAAAAATATTGAAAAATTTCACTAATTTGGAGATTTAA
- the cfbD gene encoding Ni-sirohydrochlorin a,c-diamide reductive cyclase catalytic subunit — translation MHPRPSPIAATLYTLRDMNVDVIIMHGPTGCCFRTARLLESDGVRVVTTGMSENDFILGAGEKLVDTLIEAYELFHPKLMGIAGTCASMIIGEDLKEAIATADLPCTVIPVESHGGSGEGDNTVGAIMVLDAAVECGVIPREEADRQIEMLEKATEVEKTRGMAQGKYIKPDFGDSKENVAKTVVNALKDNKKVAFVLNVKKETSYLFADIINFDYEKINPDNKPIFVANLDENIGLPRIRQHAVNIKNQLDMEPDFITGGLDEYPITANNAAEYLRDKDLDLIVVFGVPHAFPIEDFDAESVAVTDGPRLVQPLKELGYTHVVAELDAHSKTLGTDEIVFSDFGGMIRSAIGWLDE, via the coding sequence ATACATCCGAGACCAAGTCCAATTGCAGCTACTCTTTATACATTAAGGGATATGAATGTTGATGTTATTATTATGCACGGACCAACTGGATGCTGTTTTAGGACAGCCAGGCTTTTGGAAAGCGACGGTGTTCGTGTTGTAACTACAGGGATGTCTGAAAACGATTTCATATTAGGTGCAGGTGAAAAATTAGTCGATACATTAATTGAAGCTTATGAGTTGTTTCATCCAAAACTAATGGGTATTGCAGGCACCTGTGCAAGCATGATTATTGGTGAAGACTTAAAAGAGGCAATAGCAACTGCAGATTTGCCATGCACAGTTATTCCGGTCGAATCTCATGGAGGATCTGGTGAAGGTGACAATACTGTTGGGGCAATTATGGTTTTAGATGCGGCAGTTGAATGTGGTGTAATACCTCGTGAAGAAGCAGACCGCCAAATTGAAATGCTTGAAAAAGCAACAGAAGTCGAAAAAACCCGTGGAATGGCCCAAGGTAAATACATTAAACCTGATTTTGGAGATTCAAAGGAAAATGTTGCTAAAACTGTTGTCAATGCCCTGAAAGACAATAAGAAAGTTGCTTTTGTATTGAACGTTAAGAAAGAAACATCATATTTATTTGCTGATATCATAAATTTCGATTATGAAAAAATCAATCCTGATAATAAGCCTATTTTTGTGGCTAATTTGGATGAAAACATTGGTTTGCCTAGAATCAGGCAGCATGCGGTGAATATTAAAAATCAGCTTGACATGGAACCTGATTTCATCACCGGAGGTCTTGATGAATATCCAATCACAGCCAATAATGCAGCAGAATACTTGAGAGATAAAGATTTGGACTTAATTGTCGTATTTGGTGTTCCTCATGCATTCCCGATTGAAGATTTTGATGCAGAATCAGTTGCCGTAACTGATGGGCCTCGTTTGGTTCAGCCGTTAAAAGAGCTTGGATACACTCATGTTGTTGCAGAGCTTGACGCCCACTCAAAAACTTTAGGAACAGATGAAATAGTATTTTCAGACTTTGGCGGAATGATTAGATCAGCTATTGGATGGTTAGATGAATGA
- a CDS encoding C-GCAxxG-C-C family protein, with protein MKLDEKILEEKIREYRKSKSCSESTLMGLCETADADITSEEMTKLACGFAGGMGGTFDEGTCGAVTGALMANGIVLDDVGKIKANAKEIFNTFKEEYGSVCCGVITNNGEDKSPCVDCCVFIAKKVADLWDE; from the coding sequence ATGAAACTTGATGAAAAAATTTTAGAGGAAAAAATCAGAGAATACAGAAAATCAAAAAGCTGTTCCGAGTCAACCTTAATGGGCCTTTGTGAAACTGCTGATGCCGACATTACCTCTGAAGAAATGACCAAGCTAGCCTGCGGATTTGCAGGTGGAATGGGTGGAACCTTTGATGAAGGAACCTGCGGTGCCGTAACAGGCGCTTTAATGGCCAATGGTATTGTTTTGGATGATGTCGGCAAAATCAAAGCAAACGCCAAAGAAATTTTCAACACTTTTAAAGAAGAATACGGAAGCGTATGCTGTGGTGTAATAACCAACAACGGCGAAGATAAGTCACCTTGCGTTGACTGTTGCGTATTCATTGCAAAAAAAGTTGCTGATTTATGGGATGAATAG
- a CDS encoding zinc ribbon domain-containing protein, with the protein MERYCRKCGAKLKNEAIFCPNCGEKAVYPDESFLSKYKIPLIIAAVAAIILISFVVLTPQTQIVKVDDVEFEIPADYVNDPSRTEVSYDENVKSSAMGWSNKDTYIEIGVARTPGSGFNSQEAAANVGGSPTKMLGYSGYYQKYDNESYTFVFGLKDKVCMVYVSDYDAFKDIKVISEE; encoded by the coding sequence ATGGAGAGATACTGTAGAAAATGCGGTGCCAAACTTAAAAATGAAGCTATATTCTGCCCAAATTGCGGTGAAAAAGCTGTTTATCCAGATGAAAGTTTTTTAAGCAAATATAAAATTCCATTAATAATTGCTGCAGTAGCGGCAATTATCTTAATTTCATTTGTTGTCTTGACGCCTCAAACCCAAATTGTCAAAGTTGACGATGTCGAATTTGAAATTCCGGCCGATTATGTCAATGACCCCTCCAGAACTGAGGTCAGCTACGATGAAAATGTAAAATCAAGTGCAATGGGCTGGAGCAATAAGGACACATATATAGAAATTGGAGTCGCAAGAACCCCCGGTTCAGGTTTCAATAGCCAGGAAGCCGCAGCCAATGTGGGCGGATCACCAACCAAAATGCTTGGTTATTCAGGATACTATCAAAAATACGATAATGAAAGTTATACCTTTGTATTTGGATTGAAAGACAAGGTGTGCATGGTTTACGTATCTGATTACGATGCATTTAAGGACATTAAAGTAATCAGTGAAGAGTAG
- a CDS encoding SLC13 family permease produces the protein MAKLIDKGVNFFKKEIIFSISLILAIISCFFVKPSIDYFNYINWETIILLFVIMLIVEVLKNLAVFEILVRKLLTKIGDARGLVLVLVSICFFSSIFITNDVSLIIFVPFAILALNKVGRVDLIIFTVSLQTIAANVGCMVLPIGAPHNIVMYTVSKIPFLSFFLLLLPYVVVSLIFLTAMLFFVKNDPITLPKMSKIQVDKKDFFKRVFIGVDYYLLLTFIALFILIGNLENIPFFTSLFEKWIIGNEVVWGIVASQFISNVPAAMLLSGFSTNYEAIIVGINIGGLGTLIASMANLISYKILVHEHDEFKMRYLGVFTVLNVILMVILCGVYILTTLH, from the coding sequence ATGGCTAAATTAATAGATAAAGGAGTTAATTTTTTTAAAAAAGAAATAATCTTTTCCATATCATTAATATTAGCTATTATTTCTTGTTTTTTTGTAAAACCCTCTATTGATTATTTCAATTATATTAATTGGGAAACAATCATCTTGCTTTTTGTGATAATGCTTATTGTAGAGGTTCTTAAAAATTTAGCTGTTTTTGAGATATTGGTTAGGAAATTGTTAACTAAAATAGGGGATGCTCGAGGGCTTGTTTTGGTATTGGTTTCTATCTGCTTTTTTAGCTCAATATTCATCACCAATGATGTTTCTTTAATCATTTTTGTACCGTTTGCAATATTGGCTTTGAATAAAGTTGGTCGAGTTGATTTAATAATATTTACAGTGTCTTTACAGACCATTGCGGCTAATGTCGGTTGCATGGTGCTTCCTATTGGTGCTCCCCACAATATTGTCATGTATACTGTTTCCAAAATACCATTCTTGTCATTTTTCCTGCTGCTTTTACCTTATGTCGTTGTATCCTTGATATTTTTGACAGCAATGTTGTTTTTTGTTAAAAATGATCCAATAACTTTACCTAAAATGAGTAAAATCCAGGTTGATAAAAAAGATTTCTTTAAAAGGGTCTTTATTGGTGTTGATTACTATTTGCTTTTGACTTTCATTGCCCTGTTTATTCTGATTGGCAATCTTGAGAATATCCCATTTTTCACTTCATTGTTTGAGAAATGGATAATCGGCAATGAGGTTGTTTGGGGTATTGTTGCATCTCAGTTTATTTCCAATGTTCCTGCTGCAATGTTGCTCAGTGGTTTCAGTACCAATTATGAAGCCATTATTGTCGGAATCAACATTGGCGGTTTGGGCACTCTTATTGCATCAATGGCCAATCTTATTTCTTATAAGATTCTTGTTCATGAGCATGATGAATTTAAAATGAGATATTTGGGCGTATTCACTGTTTTAAATGTTATTCTGATGGTTATTTTGTGTGGCGTTTATATTTTAACTACTCTTCACTGA